The Manduca sexta isolate Smith_Timp_Sample1 chromosome 17, JHU_Msex_v1.0, whole genome shotgun sequence genome includes a window with the following:
- the LOC119188365 gene encoding LOW QUALITY PROTEIN: allantoinase-like (The sequence of the model RefSeq protein was modified relative to this genomic sequence to represent the inferred CDS: inserted 2 bases in 2 codons) produces MLSRQLFISKRLVTEDEIFSGGVLVSKXGIIESVLKMNEVKKLLAANHDKIKVVDGGNSVLLAGVVDSHVHINEPGRTAWEGFRTATNAAAAGGITTIVDMPLNSIPPTTTLENLKIKAAAAKDNVYVDVGFWGGVIVDNQDSLLDLVKAGVVGFKCFLCPSGVEEFPNVGMLDLKKTFSTLEGTGSLLAFHAELEDDKLKTNENVEKGDPEDYTCYLNSRPPSMEMNAVSLIMNNFIDKTDVRVHIVHVSSADVVPVLSDARKRRLEKGSKAWRGGVTAETCHHYLNLIAENIPKGHSEYKCAPPIRDEMNKEKLWQYLLEDKLDLVVSDHSPCTPELKCSDNLXSWGGIASVQFGLSLFWTAASARSLDLISISKYLSSGPAHLCGLQNRKGAIKPGLDADLVFFDPEATFLVTRDMIRHKMKLTPYMGKILKGVVRETYLRGQQIYVNGEIIGEPKGKLLLNEL; encoded by the exons atgCTATCTCGAcagttatttataagtaagcGTTTAGTGACGGAAGATGAAATATTCAGCGGTGGTGTTTTAGTTTCTA ATGGCATTATAGAGTCGGTGCTAAAAATGAATGAAGTCAAAAAACTACTAGCTGCAAATCACGACAAGATAAAA GTCGTGGATGGCGGAAATTCAGTGTTATTAGCCGGCGTGGTAGACTCCCACGTACATATTAACGAGCCAGGCCGGACCGCTTGGGAAGGATTCCGCACCGCTACCAACGCCGCTGCTGCTGGCGGTATCACCACCATCGTTGATATGCCATT AAATTCAATTCCCCCAACTACAACTCTAGAAAACCTTAAAATCAAGGCAGCCGCTGCAAAAGATAATGTTTATGTCGATGTGGGATTTTGGGGAGGTGTTATCGTCGACAACCAA GACAGTCTATTAGATTTAGTGAAAGCAGGCGTAGTTGGCTTCAAATGTTTTCTCTGTCCGAGCGGTGTAGAAGAATTTCCTAACGTGGGGATGCTAGATCTGAAAAAAACATTCTCAACACTGGAAGGAACAGGATCTTTACTAGCT TTCCACGCGGAGCTTGAAGATGATAAACTGAAAACTAATGAAAATGTAGAGAAAGGAG atccAGAGGATTATACGTGTTACCTAAATTCGAGACCTCCGAGCATGGAGATGAATGCCGTATCATTAATAATGAACAACTTTATAGACAAAACAGA TGTTAGAGTACATATCGTCCACGTGTCTTCTGCTGATGTTGTTCCCGTGTTATCTGATGCAAGAAAGAGACGTTTAGAAAAAGGAAGTAAAGCTTGGCGCGGTGGTGTAACTGCCGAAACTTGCCATCATTATTTGAACCTTATAGCTGAAAATATACCAAAGGGACACAGTGAATATAAATGTGCGCCTCCGATACGTGATGAAATGAACAAG gaGAAGCTTTGGCAATATTTACTAGAAGATAAATTGGACCTAGTCGTTTCGGATCACTCTCCTTGTACACCTGAGCTGAAATGCAGTGACAATT AAAGCTGGGGAGGAATAGCATCCGTTCAGTTTG GTCTCTCTTTATTTTGGACGGCTGCGAGTGCTCGAAGTCTTGATTTGATCTCGATAAGTAAATACCTGTCCTCTGGGCCGGCACATCTTTGTGGTCTTCAGAACCGCAAGGGCGCTATAAAGCCAGGACTTGATGCGGATCTTGTATTCTTTGATCCAGAAGCAACGTTCCTCGTAACACGCGACATGATACGACATAAAATGAAG CTAACGCCGTACATGGGTAAAATACTCAAAGGAGTAGTCAGAGAAACATATCTCCGTGGACAACAAATATATGTTAATGGTGAAATTATTGGTGAGCCAAAGGGAAAATTATTGttgaatgaattataa